In Fluviispira sanaruensis, a genomic segment contains:
- the rplA gene encoding 50S ribosomal protein L1 yields MARKISKKLKAASAKVNAEKSYNLTEASALLKEISYAKFDETVEIAMNLGVDPRHADQNVRGAVVLPHGLGKKVRVLVFAKGEKIREAEEAGADYVGGEELAQKIQGGWLDFESAIATPDMMGLVGRLGRILAPRGLMPNPKVGTVTQDLKTAVKEAKAGRVEFKVNKAGIIQAPVGKVSFDAVKIEENAKAFVDAIVKAKPAAAKGTYIKSAYVSSTMSPSVRLETAEFKV; encoded by the coding sequence ATGGCAAGAAAAATTAGTAAAAAATTAAAAGCTGCTTCTGCAAAAGTAAATGCAGAAAAGTCTTATAATTTAACAGAAGCAAGTGCGCTTCTTAAAGAAATTTCATATGCAAAATTCGACGAAACAGTTGAAATTGCTATGAATCTTGGTGTCGATCCACGCCACGCTGACCAAAACGTCCGTGGTGCGGTTGTTCTTCCTCACGGTCTTGGAAAAAAGGTGCGTGTTTTAGTATTTGCTAAAGGCGAAAAAATCCGTGAAGCAGAAGAAGCTGGCGCTGATTATGTTGGCGGCGAAGAGCTTGCACAAAAAATTCAAGGTGGATGGCTCGATTTTGAATCTGCCATTGCAACTCCTGACATGATGGGTCTTGTAGGTCGTCTTGGTCGTATTCTTGCGCCACGCGGTCTTATGCCAAACCCAAAAGTGGGAACTGTAACTCAAGATCTTAAAACTGCAGTTAAAGAAGCTAAAGCAGGTCGCGTTGAATTTAAAGTCAACAAGGCTGGTATTATCCAAGCTCCTGTAGGAAAAGTTTCTTTTGATGCTGTAAAAATCGAAGAAAATGCAAAAGCATTTGTTGATGCAATTGTAAAAGCTAAACCAGCAGCTGCCAAAGGCACATACATCAAGTCGGCATATGTAAGCTCAACTATGAGCCCCTCTGTTCGTCTTGAAACTGCTGAATTCAAAGTATAA
- the rplK gene encoding 50S ribosomal protein L11: MAKKVVGLIKLQIKGAQATAAPPVGPALGQRGVNIAMFVKEFNARTQKQPGVVLPTIITVYSDKSFTFITKTPPASVLLKQAAKLESASKTPGKAIAGSVTDKQVEEIAKTKLPDLNCYDIETAKSLIKGSARSMGIEVKA, from the coding sequence ATGGCAAAGAAAGTCGTAGGACTTATTAAGCTCCAGATTAAAGGCGCGCAAGCAACTGCAGCGCCACCTGTTGGTCCAGCTTTGGGTCAACGCGGTGTTAATATCGCAATGTTTGTTAAAGAATTTAACGCTCGTACGCAAAAGCAACCAGGTGTTGTTCTTCCAACAATCATTACAGTTTATTCTGATAAATCCTTTACATTTATCACAAAAACTCCACCTGCAAGTGTTCTTCTGAAACAAGCGGCTAAGCTTGAATCTGCAAGTAAAACTCCAGGTAAAGCAATTGCTGGTTCTGTAACAGATAAACAAGTTGAAGAAATTGCAAAAACAAAACTTCCTGACTTGAACTGCTACGATATCGAAACAGCAAAGAGCCTTATCAAAGGTTCCGCTCGTTCTATGGGCATTGAAGTTAAAGCTTAA
- a CDS encoding electron transfer flavoprotein subunit alpha/FixB family protein, whose product MTHKVLVYAEVRNGKLKSTAGEALAEARKMLGGKTENLHAVLLGEGCEQHAKTLATYGASKVYVVDTPETNTYQGEPTIQAITQIVQKNSYTVVVGAASPTGRDFFPRLSIRNKGAMLTDVVGFSLDGETVVAEIPMYLGKCAKQAVSAAPITCITLRPNVRPSEVADANAQANVEKFAVDFDRAKITSKVVEVRKGAGERPDLTEANIIISGGRAIASKDNFKILFECADVVHGSVGASRAAVDSGYAPYEMQVGQTGKTVNPGLYVACGISGSIQHLSGMRTSKCIVAINTDVDAPIFQKADFGIVADLFQAVPILTREFKKLME is encoded by the coding sequence ATGACTCATAAAGTTCTTGTTTATGCTGAAGTGAGAAATGGAAAGCTCAAATCAACTGCTGGAGAAGCTCTCGCAGAAGCAAGGAAAATGCTTGGTGGAAAAACCGAAAACCTACATGCCGTTTTATTGGGTGAAGGCTGTGAGCAGCATGCAAAAACCCTTGCAACATATGGTGCTTCGAAAGTTTACGTGGTCGACACACCTGAAACAAACACTTATCAGGGTGAGCCAACGATCCAAGCCATCACACAAATTGTCCAAAAAAATAGTTATACAGTTGTCGTGGGAGCAGCCTCACCAACAGGGCGTGACTTCTTTCCAAGGCTTTCTATTCGTAACAAGGGAGCTATGCTCACCGATGTTGTTGGTTTTTCCTTGGATGGCGAAACTGTAGTAGCAGAAATCCCAATGTATTTAGGTAAATGCGCGAAGCAGGCGGTTTCCGCTGCGCCTATAACATGTATAACCTTGCGCCCCAATGTGCGCCCAAGCGAAGTGGCTGATGCCAACGCTCAAGCCAATGTTGAGAAGTTCGCTGTCGACTTCGATCGGGCAAAAATAACCTCCAAGGTTGTAGAAGTGCGCAAAGGTGCTGGAGAAAGACCTGACTTAACAGAAGCAAATATCATTATTTCGGGTGGTCGTGCGATTGCAAGCAAGGACAATTTCAAAATTCTCTTTGAATGTGCAGATGTTGTCCACGGTTCCGTGGGGGCATCACGCGCAGCGGTCGACTCTGGTTACGCACCCTATGAAATGCAAGTTGGGCAAACTGGGAAAACAGTCAATCCAGGTCTCTATGTTGCCTGTGGGATCTCGGGTTCCATTCAGCACCTTTCCGGGATGAGAACTTCAAAATGTATTGTGGCTATCAACACCGATGTCGATGCTCCCATTTTTCAGAAAGCAGATTTTGGAATCGTGGCCGATCTCTTCCAAGCGGTGCCTATATTAACAAGAGAATTTAAGAAGTTGATGGAATAA
- a CDS encoding electron transfer flavoprotein subunit beta/FixA family protein: MKILVLAKHVPDTETVIKISGGGKTIDESDFKYMVNPCDEYAMEEAIRTQDKLKGESVVVSVGPSRAQETIRKALAMGMDRGVWINTEGYAGTLDSYSVALAISKVVAEEKPDVIFAGLNTIDEGAGNVGPMVAEFAGMPSLVNISKLEWQNEGKSVRAERDVESGIVEVYEAQTPLLIAPHQNLNDPRFPSLPGIMKAKKKPIAEKKAADLITDKAKVEVRTYKLPPEKAPGKIFKGKPVEEMVTEVVKLLRSEAKVI; this comes from the coding sequence GTGAAAATTCTTGTTCTTGCTAAACATGTTCCTGATACAGAAACAGTTATTAAAATTTCTGGTGGTGGCAAAACTATCGATGAATCTGATTTTAAATACATGGTTAACCCATGCGATGAGTATGCCATGGAAGAAGCTATCCGCACGCAAGATAAGCTAAAAGGTGAAAGTGTTGTCGTGAGTGTGGGCCCCTCCCGCGCCCAAGAAACCATTCGCAAAGCGCTTGCTATGGGTATGGATCGTGGTGTGTGGATTAACACAGAAGGCTATGCAGGCACTCTTGACTCTTACTCTGTGGCTTTGGCGATCTCCAAAGTTGTAGCAGAAGAAAAGCCTGATGTTATTTTTGCGGGCCTCAACACCATCGACGAAGGTGCTGGAAATGTGGGTCCTATGGTCGCGGAATTTGCAGGCATGCCAAGTCTTGTCAATATTTCAAAGCTTGAATGGCAAAATGAAGGTAAAAGCGTGCGTGCTGAGCGTGATGTTGAAAGCGGAATTGTTGAGGTGTATGAAGCTCAAACTCCTTTACTCATAGCTCCGCATCAAAACTTAAATGATCCAAGATTCCCTTCTCTGCCAGGTATTATGAAGGCAAAAAAGAAGCCAATTGCAGAAAAAAAAGCAGCTGACCTTATCACTGATAAAGCAAAAGTTGAGGTGCGTACTTATAAGCTTCCGCCTGAAAAAGCTCCAGGGAAAATCTTTAAAGGTAAGCCCGTCGAGGAAATGGTAACGGAAGTGGTCAAATTATTACGCTCCGAAGCAAAGGTTATATAA
- a CDS encoding R3H domain-containing nucleic acid-binding protein: protein MTEPTKIEINSDSFIYAVHQAFEARSKANGEFNSHLRFEPFLIGSWAQPESFDLSVFKSLLNEIIAHHIKVLPHFNRNETVNLENIAWFSHSIAALFADIEFLLVSYTGHGFPLLPASVLPKVTSSKNIIAALTKFKEYVSAPSTESREPFSLFPLLSETEEKLDDNYVQEIWSLIASFAKKYLGSYFELFSSYALWKYTTKEQVIEAIDWNVRPPCGISYRKQFKELFDREREERNARRNERNSQKRGDKDKPHFKKDERKSQHAPRQERVEKTEKPQISAEASALPVEKSSFVIENAAQVAEKPRSEGKMQTRNAVAKFQNSFQGQSNSADPRSQQNMEEALLEANKAVQKMLKNKSIPELSLNPQNSFVRRQQHVVISEAGFDTESRGDARSRHVCIKRKD, encoded by the coding sequence GTGACTGAACCTACAAAGATAGAAATTAACTCAGATTCCTTTATTTATGCGGTTCACCAGGCTTTTGAAGCACGATCCAAAGCCAACGGTGAATTCAATTCTCACCTCCGATTTGAACCGTTCTTGATTGGCTCATGGGCTCAGCCTGAGTCATTCGATCTCTCTGTGTTCAAATCACTGTTAAACGAAATCATAGCTCATCATATTAAAGTTTTACCCCATTTTAATCGCAATGAAACCGTGAACTTAGAAAATATCGCATGGTTTTCGCATTCTATCGCTGCCTTGTTTGCAGATATTGAATTCTTGCTTGTCTCTTATACTGGACATGGTTTCCCTCTGCTTCCTGCATCTGTCTTACCTAAGGTGACAAGCAGCAAAAATATCATTGCCGCTCTTACAAAATTTAAAGAGTATGTTTCAGCGCCTTCAACGGAATCGCGTGAGCCTTTTTCTTTGTTTCCATTATTATCTGAAACTGAAGAGAAATTAGATGATAATTATGTACAAGAAATATGGAGTCTTATAGCTTCATTTGCTAAAAAGTATTTAGGCTCATATTTTGAACTCTTTTCTTCATACGCACTGTGGAAATACACAACAAAAGAACAAGTCATAGAAGCCATTGACTGGAATGTTCGTCCCCCTTGCGGAATTTCCTATCGAAAACAGTTTAAAGAACTCTTCGATCGTGAGCGTGAGGAAAGAAATGCGCGTCGCAATGAAAGAAATTCCCAAAAAAGAGGCGATAAAGACAAGCCTCATTTCAAAAAAGACGAGAGAAAATCGCAGCATGCGCCAAGGCAAGAGAGAGTGGAAAAGACTGAAAAACCACAAATCAGTGCAGAAGCTTCAGCTTTACCTGTAGAAAAAAGCTCTTTTGTGATTGAAAATGCAGCTCAGGTGGCCGAAAAACCACGGTCTGAAGGAAAAATGCAGACGCGCAATGCTGTTGCTAAATTCCAAAATAGTTTCCAAGGACAAAGCAATTCTGCAGATCCAAGAAGTCAGCAAAACATGGAAGAAGCTTTGCTAGAAGCAAATAAAGCAGTGCAAAAAATGCTCAAAAACAAGAGTATTCCTGAATTAAGTCTAAATCCGCAAAATTCATTTGTGCGTCGTCAGCAACACGTTGTTATTTCTGAAGCGGGTTTTGACACGGAAAGTCGCGGCGATGCGCGCAGCCGTCATGTGTGTATAAAGAGAAAAGACTAA
- the uvrC gene encoding excinuclease ABC subunit UvrC, with product MNFQAPQKITLEMRLQLLREKLAHVPQKPGVYLHKGKEGEILYVGKAKALNARLKSYFTGFERQTPKTKALVEKIFDFEVIVTENEYESLILECNLIKHNLPNYNILLRDDKTYPYIRIDMHEDWPRVITTRKRKKDGALYFGPFSISGQIQQLMGIFNRFFPLVKCTPSFFKSVTRPCNYYDIKRCLGPCKLPVKKEEYLLHLNAVINILNGKYKDISKLIKENMLKSADNLEFEKAALYREQLKALEALSNQQSVTLNENIELDIIGSYWNEELVTFYITNIREGKVVGGYPNVVEHLVEEPEFEEQRDHLKSEKSRIYSSFISQYYENKFIPKSILFSKILNLDEYLLLDEYLFQKKNKENKSIEKNQPILFLTKEEYFKKTKINNKIDEKKVGDLISLSNQNAENKFHEQAKIDEFSHKMLSALMTLLNLNSLPAWIECFDISTFQGSQTVASQVVFKNGRASKKDYRKYIIKDLVGKNDDFASLREVMRRRFKESEKEKIPDLLIIDGGEPQIREVAWLLNSLGIKSIPLVGIAKSRVKNNFFDKDLQKSSERLVVPKRNAENEIVPNEHPDTIMLENGSLEYRLVTQMRDEAHRFAITFHRKKRDSSSMKSLLSEIKGLGPKRRKKLIEAFPNLKEILNEKIESIVQKTGIPLHIIQNICDKLKEIS from the coding sequence ATGAATTTTCAAGCTCCGCAAAAAATAACTCTCGAAATGCGTTTGCAGCTTCTCCGAGAAAAACTCGCACATGTCCCACAAAAACCAGGGGTCTATCTCCACAAAGGGAAAGAGGGTGAGATCCTTTATGTAGGAAAAGCAAAAGCCCTAAACGCAAGACTTAAAAGCTATTTTACTGGTTTTGAGAGACAAACTCCAAAAACAAAAGCGCTGGTTGAAAAGATCTTTGACTTTGAAGTTATCGTAACAGAAAACGAATATGAATCGCTTATTCTTGAATGTAATCTTATAAAACACAATTTGCCAAATTATAATATTTTACTCCGTGACGATAAAACTTATCCATATATCAGAATAGATATGCATGAAGATTGGCCCCGCGTAATAACCACACGAAAAAGAAAAAAAGATGGAGCTCTGTATTTTGGCCCCTTTTCCATTTCAGGACAAATTCAACAGCTCATGGGTATTTTTAATCGATTTTTTCCATTAGTAAAATGCACTCCCAGTTTTTTTAAATCCGTAACACGCCCATGCAATTATTATGATATAAAAAGATGCCTTGGTCCTTGTAAACTTCCCGTAAAAAAAGAGGAATATTTACTGCATTTAAATGCAGTTATAAATATATTAAATGGAAAATATAAAGATATTTCAAAATTAATTAAAGAAAATATGTTAAAAAGTGCGGATAATTTAGAATTCGAAAAAGCTGCTTTATATCGCGAACAGTTGAAGGCATTAGAAGCATTGTCCAACCAACAATCTGTAACATTAAATGAAAATATTGAACTCGATATTATTGGCAGTTATTGGAATGAGGAATTGGTTACTTTTTATATTACAAATATTCGCGAAGGAAAAGTAGTGGGAGGCTATCCCAATGTCGTTGAGCACTTAGTAGAAGAACCAGAATTCGAAGAACAAAGAGACCATTTAAAAAGTGAAAAATCGAGAATTTACTCCTCTTTTATTTCACAGTATTATGAAAACAAATTTATTCCTAAAAGCATTTTATTCTCCAAAATTCTCAATCTAGATGAATATTTATTACTAGACGAATATTTATTCCAAAAAAAGAATAAAGAAAATAAATCCATAGAGAAAAATCAACCCATTTTATTTTTGACAAAAGAAGAATACTTTAAAAAAACAAAAATAAACAACAAAATTGATGAAAAAAAAGTTGGCGATCTTATCTCTTTATCCAATCAAAATGCTGAAAATAAATTCCATGAACAAGCAAAAATAGATGAATTCAGTCACAAAATGTTAAGCGCATTGATGACATTATTAAACTTAAATAGCTTACCTGCATGGATTGAGTGTTTTGATATATCTACTTTCCAAGGATCACAGACTGTTGCTTCTCAGGTTGTCTTTAAAAATGGGCGCGCTTCTAAAAAAGATTATAGGAAATATATTATTAAAGATCTTGTTGGAAAAAATGATGATTTTGCCAGTTTACGCGAAGTTATGCGCAGACGCTTCAAAGAAAGTGAAAAAGAAAAAATTCCAGATTTGCTGATAATAGACGGAGGTGAACCACAGATTCGCGAAGTGGCATGGCTCCTCAATTCCTTAGGGATTAAGTCAATTCCACTTGTTGGAATTGCAAAATCGAGAGTAAAAAATAATTTTTTTGATAAAGATCTCCAAAAAAGTTCAGAACGCTTAGTCGTACCGAAAAGAAACGCAGAAAATGAAATTGTCCCCAATGAGCATCCAGACACAATTATGCTTGAAAATGGCTCACTAGAGTATAGACTTGTGACACAAATGCGCGATGAAGCACATCGTTTTGCCATTACATTCCATAGAAAAAAAAGGGATTCATCTTCTATGAAATCTTTGCTGTCTGAAATAAAAGGTCTTGGGCCCAAAAGAAGAAAAAAACTGATAGAAGCATTTCCAAATTTAAAAGAAATTTTAAATGAAAAAATAGAATCAATCGTGCAAAAAACAGGGATACCTTTGCATATTATTCAAAATATATGTGATAAATTAAAAGAAATTTCTTAA
- a CDS encoding thermonuclease family protein, which translates to MTNFKKLLIFYFLFFCLNVFAKDFTYFVVNCHDGDTCRVRSSDNINIKIRLIAIDAPEVAHGQGKKGQAFGTESKNYLNSLIKGKKVELKNYSEDHFGRNLSEIFIDNINVNIKMIENGLAEVYRGKLNASLNLEEYFSAEKKAKKLKIGIWSLVNYESPSLWRKNKNL; encoded by the coding sequence ATGACAAATTTTAAAAAACTGCTTATATTTTATTTTCTATTTTTTTGCTTAAATGTTTTTGCAAAAGACTTTACTTATTTTGTTGTGAACTGCCATGATGGTGATACCTGTCGTGTGCGGAGTTCCGATAATATCAACATTAAAATAAGACTTATAGCAATTGATGCCCCAGAAGTTGCCCATGGACAAGGAAAAAAAGGTCAAGCTTTTGGTACTGAAAGTAAAAACTATTTAAATTCACTTATAAAAGGAAAAAAAGTAGAACTTAAAAATTACAGTGAAGATCACTTTGGCCGTAATTTATCTGAAATTTTTATTGATAATATAAATGTAAATATTAAAATGATAGAAAATGGTTTGGCAGAAGTTTATCGTGGTAAATTAAATGCAAGTCTGAATTTAGAAGAATATTTTTCGGCGGAGAAAAAAGCCAAAAAACTTAAAATCGGCATATGGTCATTGGTAAATTATGAAAGCCCAAGTCTTTGGCGTAAAAATAAAAATTTATGA
- a CDS encoding ABC transporter substrate-binding protein — MNQNIRIVSLVPSLTETICDFGLQNNIKGCTNYCVSPKILRKSALTVGGTKDPDIEKIIFLKPTHIIVNKEENTPEIRKLLKERIDKSSTMIIDSFPKNINDVIQMVNQLGEIFSCQEWVRVWQENVENQLNKFKSIKSPQFSFMYFIWRDPWMVAGDKTYISQMLNLAGFKNSIITEEDMNLRYPVLSEKTAQLKTTQFYLFSSEPYPFKKRHIEEFRQAYKLKNGQFLRVDGQNLSWYGSRTLKCLEYLRELKLESHKLLDS; from the coding sequence ATGAACCAAAATATTCGTATTGTTTCTTTGGTACCGAGTTTAACAGAAACTATATGTGATTTTGGTTTGCAAAATAATATTAAAGGGTGCACAAATTACTGCGTTTCTCCTAAAATTTTGCGTAAAAGTGCACTGACTGTTGGTGGTACAAAAGATCCTGATATTGAAAAAATAATTTTTTTAAAGCCCACCCATATAATTGTAAATAAAGAAGAAAACACCCCAGAAATACGGAAACTGCTTAAGGAGAGGATCGATAAATCATCAACGATGATCATTGATTCCTTTCCCAAAAATATTAATGACGTCATTCAAATGGTTAATCAACTTGGAGAAATATTTTCATGTCAGGAATGGGTACGTGTTTGGCAAGAAAATGTTGAGAATCAATTAAATAAATTTAAATCTATCAAATCTCCACAATTTTCTTTTATGTATTTTATTTGGCGAGATCCTTGGATGGTAGCTGGCGATAAAACTTATATATCGCAAATGTTGAATTTGGCTGGCTTTAAAAATAGTATCATCACTGAGGAAGACATGAATTTGCGTTATCCAGTTCTATCAGAAAAAACGGCGCAGCTAAAAACAACACAGTTTTATCTGTTTAGTTCTGAACCTTATCCCTTTAAAAAAAGACATATTGAAGAGTTTCGGCAAGCCTATAAGTTAAAAAATGGACAATTTTTGCGTGTAGATGGTCAGAATTTGAGCTGGTATGGTTCCCGTACTTTAAAGTGTTTAGAGTATTTAAGGGAACTCAAATTGGAGTCTCATAAACTCCTCGACTCTTAG
- a CDS encoding tyrosine-type recombinase/integrase, whose amino-acid sequence MDGNFINHQSAVTEIVKKEFYNQEPFAFSKLSSLLIRFLNQLKKNGKSSNTISAYRNDLSLFCEFLLEKQTSPDNYSFPAQENWLHFLKENGRNSQSSVRRAQMSVRTFIHFLVSEKIIQSSPFLETKSPKQPVSILLTVPHEKYLNLNRTLKQLAYSRDEKAIRDWTLILILGECGLKASEAANLAWGDVWPELEEPTSEASIAGCLKVTGNNERLVPYNLEIANALNMLKEAREQMGLTTELDDKLFFGYLNVSRKTRTNFLHRHGIKFVIYEVCTEILGVPYNSESLRNHAILRWLAKGIENEKVASLAGYSSLHSLERFLNSREKKKTSMRKIKVKE is encoded by the coding sequence ATGGATGGAAATTTTATCAACCATCAGTCTGCAGTGACCGAAATTGTTAAAAAAGAGTTCTATAATCAAGAGCCTTTCGCATTTTCAAAGCTTTCTTCTTTGCTGATCCGTTTTTTAAACCAGCTTAAAAAAAACGGGAAGTCGTCAAATACGATAAGTGCCTATCGCAATGATTTATCGCTTTTTTGCGAGTTCCTACTAGAAAAGCAAACGAGTCCAGATAATTATTCTTTTCCAGCGCAAGAGAATTGGCTCCATTTTTTAAAAGAAAATGGGAGAAATTCTCAATCCAGTGTTCGAAGGGCACAAATGAGTGTCCGTACTTTTATCCACTTCCTCGTTTCAGAAAAAATAATTCAGAGTTCTCCTTTTTTAGAAACCAAATCTCCTAAACAGCCCGTTTCTATTTTACTCACTGTTCCACATGAGAAATATTTAAATCTGAATCGAACACTAAAACAATTAGCGTATAGCAGAGATGAAAAGGCAATTCGTGATTGGACACTAATTCTTATTTTAGGTGAATGTGGCCTTAAAGCTTCGGAAGCTGCCAATTTGGCATGGGGGGATGTTTGGCCTGAATTGGAAGAACCCACTTCAGAAGCATCTATCGCAGGTTGTTTAAAAGTTACTGGAAATAATGAAAGACTTGTTCCCTATAATCTTGAAATTGCAAACGCTTTGAACATGCTAAAAGAAGCCCGTGAGCAAATGGGGTTGACAACGGAGCTTGATGATAAATTGTTTTTTGGTTATCTTAATGTCAGTCGCAAAACAAGAACAAATTTTCTGCACAGACATGGAATCAAGTTTGTCATATATGAAGTTTGCACAGAAATCTTAGGAGTGCCTTACAACTCTGAAAGTTTGCGAAATCATGCTATTTTGCGTTGGCTTGCAAAGGGTATTGAAAATGAAAAAGTAGCGAGTTTAGCAGGTTATTCTTCATTGCATTCTCTTGAAAGATTTTTAAATAGCAGAGAAAAGAAGAAGACAAGTATGAGAAAAATAAAAGTTAAAGAATAA
- the ribD gene encoding bifunctional diaminohydroxyphosphoribosylaminopyrimidine deaminase/5-amino-6-(5-phosphoribosylamino)uracil reductase RibD, translated as MSLSLKPGFSFGGHLQRLYPEENLSRETVFLENSDEYWMTQALSKSMENGCAANPNPSVGCVVVSNNNIISSGCTEIWGGKHAERVAFECLKEGELAGTTVYVTLEPCTHVGKQPPCVELFRNKGIAKVIIATEDPNPIVSGKGIQQLKEMGIECKVGVLKTEVQAWLSPFFIQQLNKRPFIALKWAQSLDGCFADDHDGWQWISGIQSRKYTHWLRQKYDAILIGVGTLLNDFPSLDVREIQNQYKRNPLKIIYDPFGKIFRCTEQEQEKLNEKSFKMGTKQIILINSRILLDEQEKNSKWFQSLKNNKNFLLQKLKDKSENKVTGIIVESLKGKEIDEFFGRPLQSILIEGGPRLLSVFLQEKMYDVLHVFIAPFFLGGEKHKLFSNKQRTIVPYFFRDVSQVERMKIVLQEKLGNDILLEMVQEY; from the coding sequence ATGTCTTTATCACTGAAGCCTGGATTTTCATTTGGTGGGCATTTGCAAAGGCTTTATCCTGAAGAAAATTTATCAAGAGAAACGGTTTTTTTAGAAAACTCCGACGAGTATTGGATGACGCAAGCGCTGAGCAAAAGTATGGAAAATGGCTGTGCGGCGAATCCAAACCCTTCAGTGGGCTGCGTGGTTGTTTCTAATAATAATATAATATCAAGTGGTTGTACTGAGATTTGGGGCGGAAAACATGCTGAAAGAGTGGCTTTTGAATGCTTGAAAGAGGGGGAACTCGCAGGGACAACCGTCTATGTTACATTAGAACCCTGCACTCATGTGGGTAAGCAGCCTCCTTGCGTTGAACTATTTCGCAATAAAGGAATAGCTAAAGTCATTATTGCCACCGAAGATCCCAACCCCATTGTGAGTGGAAAGGGGATTCAGCAATTAAAAGAAATGGGAATCGAATGCAAAGTAGGAGTTTTAAAAACAGAGGTACAAGCTTGGCTTTCTCCCTTTTTTATCCAGCAGCTCAATAAACGCCCATTTATCGCTTTAAAATGGGCGCAAAGTTTAGATGGATGTTTTGCTGACGATCATGATGGGTGGCAGTGGATATCTGGCATTCAATCTAGAAAATATACGCATTGGTTAAGACAAAAATACGATGCCATTTTAATTGGAGTCGGAACTCTTTTAAATGATTTCCCTTCATTAGATGTGAGAGAAATTCAAAATCAGTACAAAAGAAATCCACTTAAGATTATTTATGATCCTTTTGGCAAAATTTTCCGTTGTACAGAACAAGAGCAAGAAAAATTGAATGAAAAATCTTTTAAAATGGGAACAAAACAAATTATCCTAATCAATTCTAGGATTTTGCTTGATGAGCAAGAAAAAAATAGCAAATGGTTTCAGTCATTAAAAAATAATAAAAATTTTCTTTTACAAAAATTGAAGGATAAATCTGAAAATAAAGTGACAGGTATCATTGTTGAAAGTCTAAAAGGCAAAGAGATTGATGAATTTTTTGGCCGTCCATTGCAAAGCATTTTGATTGAAGGAGGACCTCGTCTTTTAAGTGTCTTTTTACAAGAAAAAATGTATGATGTACTTCATGTTTTCATAGCACCTTTTTTCTTGGGTGGAGAAAAGCATAAATTATTTTCTAACAAGCAACGAACAATTGTTCCCTACTTTTTTAGAGATGTTTCTCAAGTCGAAAGAATGAAGATAGTTTTACAAGAGAAACTTGGTAATGATATTCTTCTTGAGATGGTACAAGAGTATTAA
- the rpsO gene encoding 30S ribosomal protein S15 — protein sequence MQITTEQRAEIIAKFRTHESDTGSPEVQVALLTARINQLTEHFRKHAKDFAGRRGLLALVSQRRSLLDYVKRKEEARYQKIIAALNLRR from the coding sequence ATGCAAATCACTACAGAACAACGCGCAGAAATCATTGCAAAGTTTCGCACACACGAATCTGACACTGGTTCTCCAGAAGTGCAAGTTGCACTTTTAACTGCTCGTATCAACCAACTGACTGAGCACTTCCGCAAACACGCAAAAGACTTTGCGGGTCGCCGTGGACTTCTTGCACTTGTAAGCCAACGCCGTAGCTTACTTGATTATGTTAAACGCAAAGAAGAAGCACGTTACCAAAAAATTATTGCTGCTCTTAACCTCCGCCGCTAA